The following proteins are co-located in the Cetobacterium sp. NK01 genome:
- the dpaL gene encoding diaminopropionate ammonia-lyase: MDKKIKWQKNNLPKSKIENCEQILSLKEVKKAKEFHKSFPEYEVTPLVKLENFAQKIGIKSFYLKDESYRFGLNAFKVLGGSYSMGKYIAQKLGKDISELKYEDFISKEAKEKLGEITFYTATDGNHGRGVAWTANRLGQKSVVYMPKGSSEFRLQAIKNEGAEASITDMNYDDAVRLAAKNAKNSNGVIIQDTAWEGYEEIPTWIMQGYGTMTLEAIEQLKKDGINKPTHVFVQAGVGSLAGAVQGVVVNSFGLDVKTIVVEANLADCLYKSSVIGDGEAYSVGGDMQTIMAGLACGEANIISWEILKTYSDTFISCPDWIAAEGMRILGNPLKGDQRVISGESGAVTTGLVYEIMTNPQYQDLKNNLELDENSIVLVFSTEGDTDPNKYREIVWKGGYLRD, from the coding sequence ATGGATAAAAAAATTAAATGGCAAAAAAATAATTTGCCAAAATCAAAAATAGAAAATTGTGAACAGATTTTGTCTTTAAAAGAAGTAAAAAAAGCGAAAGAATTTCATAAAAGTTTTCCAGAGTACGAAGTAACTCCACTTGTAAAATTAGAAAACTTTGCTCAAAAAATAGGTATTAAAAGTTTTTATCTAAAAGATGAATCTTATAGATTTGGACTTAATGCATTTAAAGTTTTAGGTGGATCATATTCTATGGGAAAATATATAGCACAAAAATTAGGAAAAGATATATCTGAACTAAAATATGAAGATTTTATAAGTAAAGAAGCAAAAGAAAAGTTAGGAGAAATAACTTTCTATACAGCAACAGATGGAAATCATGGAAGAGGAGTTGCTTGGACAGCAAATAGACTTGGACAAAAATCAGTTGTATATATGCCTAAAGGATCTTCTGAATTTAGATTACAAGCAATTAAAAATGAGGGAGCAGAAGCTTCGATAACAGATATGAATTATGATGATGCAGTAAGGCTTGCAGCAAAAAATGCTAAAAATAGTAATGGAGTTATAATTCAAGATACAGCATGGGAAGGATATGAGGAGATTCCTACATGGATAATGCAAGGATATGGAACAATGACTTTAGAAGCAATAGAACAACTAAAAAAAGATGGCATAAATAAACCTACTCATGTTTTTGTACAAGCTGGCGTAGGATCTTTAGCTGGTGCAGTCCAAGGGGTAGTTGTTAATAGTTTTGGATTAGATGTAAAAACTATAGTAGTGGAAGCAAACTTAGCAGATTGTTTATATAAGTCATCAGTAATAGGAGATGGAGAAGCATATAGCGTTGGTGGAGATATGCAAACAATAATGGCCGGACTAGCTTGTGGAGAAGCAAATATTATATCTTGGGAAATTTTGAAAACATATTCTGATACATTTATTTCGTGTCCAGACTGGATAGCTGCAGAAGGAATGAGAATTTTAGGAAATCCATTGAAAGGAGATCAAAGAGTTATTTCAGGAGAGTCAGGAGCAGTTACAACAGGGCTTGTTTATGAAATTATGACAAATCCCCAATACCAGGATTTAAAAAATAATTTAGAGTTAGATGAAAATTCAATAGTTCTTGTTTTTTCAACAGAAGGAGATACAGATCCTAATAAATATAGAGAAATAGTTTGGAAGGGTGGATACTTAAGAGATTAA
- a CDS encoding sigma 54-interacting transcriptional regulator, which yields MNSNLKEFLIALSEINTIEIEVVNTDRVRVFSSGVYKERIGEISDECLYEKVISGKKTILIESPKNNKECKTCFNNRCLKKIILATPLIYKEQVLGAISIFSFSFSKRDEILEKITLYTDILEKISRQITDSFFIENYSELYHEIFLKMKKAVFILNENGQVIDYNRSANSYFSMFKELRGKKVIINFKEDNNYVLSIGNVSLEVKAEIKSFENKRSFIIFKKSNKFVFEDNFDQLLIGKSKAILELNRKIKMVSNSKIPVMIKGEVGSDEEIIGKLIHNLSERRNKKYVSINCRDEDEEHLEEKIFGNDFNKNLKIGLLENLDGGTLFIEEIECMPIHIQKKLLYYLRTSMIIPENSEKQIISDVRIIVSTRIDLLEKVRQNKFIENLFYAIDSVKIEMPGLKYRKDDMDEIVEYLIEKHSKIQNKKIDGINEKAKKLLIESEWKGNWKELDNALKVIVELTPDDNEIGIENIPERIKELHITKDMKFRKIRKIAEVEKEEIIAALSQFGTDTDAKQIVAKKLGIGVATLYRKIEKYQIDKKSLI from the coding sequence ATGAATTCTAATTTAAAGGAGTTCTTAATAGCTTTGTCAGAAATAAATACTATTGAAATTGAAGTTGTTAATACAGATAGAGTACGAGTATTTTCAAGTGGAGTTTATAAAGAGCGAATAGGAGAAATTTCAGATGAATGTTTATATGAAAAAGTAATAAGTGGGAAAAAAACTATTTTGATAGAAAGTCCAAAAAATAATAAAGAGTGTAAAACTTGTTTTAATAATCGTTGTTTAAAAAAAATTATACTAGCCACACCGCTTATATATAAAGAACAAGTATTAGGAGCTATATCAATTTTTAGTTTTTCTTTTTCTAAAAGAGATGAGATTTTAGAAAAAATAACTCTATATACAGATATTTTAGAAAAGATTTCTAGACAAATAACAGACAGTTTTTTTATAGAAAATTATTCAGAGTTATATCATGAAATTTTTTTAAAAATGAAAAAAGCGGTTTTTATATTAAATGAAAATGGACAAGTTATTGATTATAACAGAAGTGCAAATTCATATTTTAGTATGTTTAAAGAACTTAGGGGCAAAAAAGTAATAATAAATTTTAAAGAAGACAATAATTATGTGCTATCTATTGGAAATGTTTCGCTAGAAGTTAAAGCAGAAATAAAATCTTTTGAAAATAAAAGAAGTTTTATTATTTTTAAAAAATCAAATAAATTTGTTTTTGAAGATAATTTTGATCAGCTGCTGATAGGAAAATCTAAAGCTATATTAGAACTAAATCGGAAAATAAAAATGGTTTCAAATTCAAAAATTCCAGTTATGATAAAAGGTGAAGTAGGTTCGGATGAGGAAATTATAGGGAAATTAATACATAATCTTTCAGAAAGAAGAAATAAAAAATATGTTTCAATAAATTGTAGAGATGAAGATGAAGAACATTTAGAGGAAAAAATTTTTGGAAATGATTTTAATAAAAATTTAAAAATTGGACTTTTAGAAAATTTAGATGGTGGAACATTATTTATAGAGGAAATTGAATGTATGCCAATTCATATACAAAAAAAATTACTTTACTATTTAAGAACATCTATGATTATACCAGAAAATAGTGAGAAACAGATTATATCAGATGTGAGAATCATAGTTTCAACAAGAATTGACTTATTGGAAAAAGTAAGACAAAATAAATTTATAGAAAATTTATTTTATGCAATTGATTCTGTAAAGATAGAGATGCCTGGGTTAAAATATAGAAAAGATGATATGGATGAAATTGTAGAGTATCTAATAGAAAAACATTCTAAGATTCAAAATAAAAAAATAGATGGAATAAATGAAAAAGCTAAAAAACTTTTAATAGAAAGTGAGTGGAAAGGAAATTGGAAAGAGTTAGATAATGCTTTAAAAGTTATAGTGGAATTAACACCAGATGATAATGAAATTGGCATTGAAAATATTCCTGAAAGAATAAAAGAGTTACATATAACAAAAGATATGAAATTTAGAAAAATAAGAAAAATAGCTGAAGTTGAAAAAGAAGAGATTATAGCTGCTTTATCACAATTTGGTACTGATACTGATGCTAAACAAATTGTAGCGAAAAAATTAGGAATTGGAGTAGCAACTTTATATAGAAAGATAGAAAAATATCAAATTGATAAAAAAAGTTTAATTTAA
- a CDS encoding helix-turn-helix transcriptional regulator: MKTKFGSYLEKLMIKNNYTLEYIAKQTESSLSVVGHYRKGIRIPKDDFVERFIEKFIKTDKEADEIRYIVAYDRTPDLIKRKLDANLNTNDQKKAEIIKLPVLGKAAAGLGHVNFEDNTRMEVLASIPATEVPRDAFMVEVTGDSMFPTLSDGDLVIINPLKKHMQNIDGKVCVLSYHDQTYIKRVKINKNEIRLISDNSDKKQYSDIVIIGEELEYLKCHGSVIESRRKH; the protein is encoded by the coding sequence GTGAAAACAAAGTTTGGTAGTTATTTAGAAAAGTTAATGATCAAAAATAATTATACTTTAGAGTATATAGCAAAACAAACAGAATCTTCTCTATCTGTAGTAGGGCACTATCGTAAAGGGATTAGAATTCCAAAAGATGATTTTGTAGAAAGATTTATAGAAAAATTTATAAAAACAGATAAAGAAGCAGATGAAATAAGATATATAGTTGCTTATGATAGAACTCCTGATTTGATTAAGCGAAAACTTGATGCAAATTTAAATACAAATGATCAGAAAAAAGCTGAAATAATAAAGTTACCTGTTTTAGGAAAGGCAGCAGCTGGACTAGGTCATGTAAATTTTGAAGATAATACAAGGATGGAAGTATTAGCATCTATTCCAGCAACAGAGGTTCCAAGGGATGCTTTTATGGTTGAAGTTACAGGAGATTCAATGTTTCCAACACTATCTGATGGTGATTTAGTAATAATTAATCCACTAAAAAAACATATGCAAAATATTGATGGGAAAGTTTGTGTTTTAAGTTATCATGATCAGACATATATAAAAAGAGTAAAAATTAATAAAAATGAAATAAGACTTATATCAGATAATAGTGATAAAAAACAATATTCTGACATAGTTATTATAGGAGAAGAGCTAGAATATTTAAAGTGTCATGGTTCAGTAATAGAAAGTAGAAGAAAACATTGA
- the glsA gene encoding glutaminase A: MQELLKELVEKHRKTTELGKVASYIPELEKTNPRNLGIYILDNEGNEYFAGDYNNKFTVQSISKVVALMLAILDNGEEYVFSKVGMDPSGDPFNSIRKLETSSRRKPYNPMINAGAIVVSSMIKGDDARDKFNRLLEFFKKITEDPSLELNPKVYLSESETGNKNRAMGYYLKSEGIITGNVEEALEVYFKQCSIDVTAKTIAKLGLFLANEGQTSNGEQIVSNRVSRIVKTLMVTCGMYDNSGEFAVRVGLPSKSGVGGGIVSVVPHKMGIGIYSPALDQKGNPIAGVCLLEDLCNELKCRIF, from the coding sequence ATGCAAGAATTATTAAAAGAATTAGTTGAAAAGCATCGAAAAACAACTGAACTAGGAAAAGTGGCAAGCTATATTCCAGAGCTAGAAAAAACAAATCCTAGAAACCTTGGTATCTATATTTTAGATAACGAAGGTAATGAATATTTTGCAGGAGATTATAATAATAAATTTACAGTACAAAGTATCTCTAAAGTAGTTGCTCTTATGTTGGCTATTTTGGATAATGGTGAAGAATATGTCTTTTCCAAGGTTGGAATGGATCCTAGTGGTGATCCTTTTAACTCTATTAGAAAATTAGAGACTTCTAGTAGAAGAAAGCCTTATAATCCTATGATAAATGCTGGAGCTATAGTTGTATCATCAATGATTAAAGGAGATGACGCAAGAGATAAATTCAATAGACTTCTTGAATTTTTTAAAAAAATAACAGAAGACCCTTCTCTTGAATTAAATCCTAAGGTTTATTTAAGTGAATCAGAAACAGGAAATAAAAATAGAGCTATGGGATATTACCTAAAATCAGAAGGAATCATAACAGGAAATGTTGAAGAAGCTTTAGAAGTTTATTTTAAACAATGTTCAATTGATGTAACTGCTAAAACTATTGCAAAACTTGGTCTATTTTTGGCCAATGAGGGGCAAACTAGTAATGGAGAACAAATTGTTTCTAATAGAGTTAGTCGAATTGTAAAAACACTTATGGTTACATGTGGGATGTATGATAATTCAGGTGAATTTGCCGTTAGAGTTGGATTACCTTCAAAAAGTGGAGTTGGTGGAGGTATTGTTTCTGTTGTACCACACAAAATGGGAATTGGTATTTATTCACCTGCTTTAGATCAAAAAGGAAATCCTATAGCTGGAGTATGCCTTTTAGAAGATCTATGCAACGAATTAAAATGTAGAATTTTTTAA
- a CDS encoding alanine/glycine:cation symporter family protein → MNIINTLNNILWSYILIAVLIISGLYFTFKLKFANITEIKEMFKVMLEKGNGKGVSPFQAFCISAGSKVGTGSLAGVALAISVGGPGSIFWMWILALVAGSLSLVENTLAQIYKKKEDGIFVGGPAYYMELGMNKKYLGVAFSILITITYGFIFNAVQANTITVAFQHAYGINQLYGAIILTILTAIIILGGAHRIAKVSEIIVPIMGVFYLVVAIFIVLKNIAALPGVFSLIMTNAFDPAAAGGGALGVIVMEGIKRGLFSNEAGMGSTPNAGASASTDHPFKQGLVQTLGVYVTTLAICSATAFIILFSGVLGNTTHKGIELTQTAMIHELGVFGRIFLMACIFLFAFSSVIGNYFYGIVNIAYTEKKWLENPFKVIALAMVFWGSIKDAPSVWAMADLFMAFMALFNIYAITKLRVPAIECIHHYLKERKAKRNPVFTKNVLSNPNGIECWDDKGEVSL, encoded by the coding sequence ATGAACATTATCAACACACTTAACAACATTTTATGGTCTTATATTTTAATCGCAGTTCTTATTATTTCAGGATTATATTTTACTTTTAAACTAAAGTTTGCAAATATAACTGAAATTAAAGAAATGTTCAAGGTTATGTTAGAAAAAGGAAATGGAAAAGGGGTTTCACCTTTCCAAGCATTCTGTATAAGTGCTGGTTCTAAAGTTGGAACTGGTAGTTTAGCGGGAGTTGCTCTTGCTATATCTGTTGGTGGTCCTGGATCTATATTTTGGATGTGGATTTTAGCCTTAGTTGCTGGTAGTTTAAGCTTAGTTGAAAACACACTAGCTCAAATTTATAAGAAAAAAGAGGATGGAATCTTTGTTGGTGGTCCAGCTTACTATATGGAACTAGGAATGAATAAAAAATACCTTGGTGTTGCATTCTCAATTCTTATTACAATAACTTATGGTTTTATATTTAATGCTGTTCAAGCTAATACAATTACTGTTGCTTTTCAACATGCATATGGAATAAATCAACTTTATGGAGCTATTATCTTAACTATTTTAACTGCTATTATAATCTTAGGAGGAGCTCATAGAATTGCAAAAGTTTCAGAAATTATTGTTCCTATTATGGGTGTATTTTATTTAGTTGTAGCTATTTTTATAGTTTTAAAAAATATAGCTGCCCTTCCTGGAGTATTTTCTTTAATTATGACAAATGCTTTTGATCCTGCTGCTGCTGGTGGTGGAGCTCTTGGGGTTATTGTTATGGAAGGAATTAAAAGAGGATTATTTTCTAATGAAGCTGGTATGGGATCTACTCCAAATGCTGGTGCAAGTGCTTCCACTGATCACCCTTTTAAACAAGGATTGGTTCAAACTTTGGGAGTATATGTTACAACATTAGCTATTTGTTCTGCAACTGCTTTTATCATTCTTTTTTCTGGAGTTTTAGGAAACACGACTCACAAAGGTATTGAACTAACTCAAACTGCTATGATACATGAACTTGGGGTTTTCGGAAGAATTTTCTTAATGGCTTGTATTTTCCTATTCGCTTTTTCATCAGTTATTGGAAATTATTTTTATGGAATCGTTAATATTGCTTATACAGAAAAAAAATGGCTTGAAAACCCATTCAAAGTAATTGCTCTTGCAATGGTTTTCTGGGGATCTATTAAAGATGCTCCATCTGTTTGGGCAATGGCTGACTTATTTATGGCATTTATGGCTCTTTTTAATATTTATGCTATCACAAAGCTTAGAGTCCCTGCTATTGAATGTATTCATCATTATTTAAAAGAGAGAAAAGCAAAAAGAAATCCGGTTTTTACTAAAAATGTTCTTTCTAACCCTAATGGTATAGAGTGTTGGGATGATAAAGGCGAAGTATCTCTTTAA
- a CDS encoding MATE family efflux transporter, which translates to MDLVNDNLNMCIKKIAIPSSIGFLFNTLFNVTDTYFTGFISVKALAGLSLSFPVFFILISLGSGMGMGLNALISNSIGEKDREKGIELAEDGLFLGILIGIFITIIGLRYNKELFLLMGAGEEELLLGMRYTKWIFIGAIFFCINSIFNGILVAQGNTVVYRNFLIIGFIANIILDPFFIFVLNTTTDGVAIATILIQMVGNIYLYFKVKKSPLIEGKNYKIKIPSFTNIKAILNQGLPASFNMMTIAIGVFVINHYIQKVGGSSAIASYGISTRIEQLILLPAIGLNSAALSITGQSLGAKNFERIKLVFFKTMLYGIIIMSIGMISINFLVPYLFGLFTKDSEVINYGVSYFSIERLTFNSYILINISDAVLRGLKYPKFSVLIGIYRQFLMPVICFPKLVEIYQDISGIWIGILLINWSAGFFFLVYLGIIYKKLKEKRNN; encoded by the coding sequence ATGGATTTAGTAAATGATAATTTAAATATGTGTATAAAGAAAATTGCGATTCCATCGAGTATAGGATTTTTATTCAATACATTATTTAATGTAACGGATACATATTTTACAGGATTTATAAGTGTAAAAGCTTTAGCTGGGTTATCTTTATCTTTTCCTGTTTTTTTTATTTTAATCTCTTTGGGTTCAGGTATGGGAATGGGATTAAATGCATTAATATCTAATTCTATTGGTGAAAAAGATAGAGAGAAAGGAATAGAACTTGCAGAAGATGGACTTTTTTTAGGCATTTTAATAGGTATTTTTATAACTATAATAGGACTTAGGTATAATAAAGAACTTTTTTTATTAATGGGAGCAGGTGAAGAAGAGTTATTATTAGGAATGAGATATACAAAATGGATATTTATAGGTGCAATATTTTTTTGCATTAATTCAATATTTAACGGAATATTAGTAGCTCAAGGGAACACTGTAGTATACAGAAATTTTCTAATAATAGGATTTATAGCTAATATAATTTTAGATCCATTTTTTATTTTTGTTTTAAATACAACTACAGACGGAGTAGCAATAGCAACAATTTTAATTCAGATGGTAGGAAATATATACCTATATTTTAAAGTAAAAAAATCACCACTGATTGAAGGAAAGAACTATAAAATAAAAATTCCAAGTTTTACAAATATAAAAGCAATCTTAAATCAAGGATTACCAGCTAGTTTTAATATGATGACTATCGCTATCGGTGTTTTTGTTATAAATCATTATATTCAAAAAGTTGGAGGTAGTTCAGCAATTGCTTCTTACGGAATTTCTACTCGTATAGAACAACTGATTTTATTACCAGCTATTGGACTAAATAGTGCTGCTCTAAGTATAACTGGTCAAAGTCTTGGGGCAAAAAATTTTGAAAGAATAAAATTAGTTTTTTTTAAAACGATGTTATATGGAATAATCATTATGAGTATAGGGATGATTAGTATAAATTTTTTGGTGCCGTATTTATTTGGATTATTTACAAAAGATTCTGAAGTTATAAATTATGGAGTGAGTTATTTTTCGATCGAGAGACTTACTTTTAATTCATATATTCTTATAAATATATCTGATGCAGTTTTAAGAGGATTAAAATACCCTAAGTTTTCTGTATTAATTGGAATTTATCGTCAATTTTTAATGCCAGTTATTTGTTTTCCTAAATTAGTAGAAATTTATCAAGATATTAGTGGAATTTGGATAGGAATCTTATTGATAAATTGGAGTGCTGGTTTTTTCTTTTTAGTATACCTTGGTATTATATACAAAAAGTTAAAAGAAAAAAGGAATAATTAA
- a CDS encoding GNAT family N-acetyltransferase → MKTLHDESNLKFYILNNKDLEIGELLYSINREEKTIKLNSTWVEEEYRNQNLATTLTEALIEFAKLNDLKIIPVCSFGKAYFKRYGHKHSDIIFFK, encoded by the coding sequence ATGAAAACTTTACATGATGAAAGTAATCTAAAATTTTATATACTTAATAACAAGGATTTAGAAATAGGAGAGCTTTTATACTCTATTAATCGTGAAGAAAAAACAATTAAGCTCAATTCTACCTGGGTTGAAGAGGAGTACCGTAACCAAAATTTAGCTACAACTTTAACTGAAGCCTTGATTGAATTTGCTAAATTAAATGATCTAAAAATTATTCCAGTTTGCTCTTTTGGAAAAGCTTATTTTAAAAGATATGGTCATAAACATAGTGATATTATATTTTTTAAATAA
- a CDS encoding diphthine--ammonia ligase, protein MGIKVVISFSGGKDSMLSLHKAISQGYEPIALMTTINKNKGDSWFHDISSDLLKQVSSATNIPLLLVECDGENYEKTFEAALKNMKNLGAEACVFGDIDIDHHKQWGENRCKNVGIKAIFPLWQNERELLVKQFIDLGYKAIIKKVNLQNMDSNFLGKTLTHDLLNDIKKTGSDVCGENGEYHTFVYDGPIFSKKIKLLENREIINENTLVLRLH, encoded by the coding sequence ATGGGAATAAAAGTTGTCATTTCTTTCAGCGGAGGAAAAGATAGTATGTTATCTTTACATAAAGCAATTTCACAAGGGTATGAACCAATTGCTCTTATGACAACAATTAATAAAAATAAAGGTGACTCTTGGTTTCATGATATATCTTCTGATCTTTTAAAACAAGTTTCATCAGCTACAAATATTCCTCTACTTTTAGTAGAGTGTGATGGAGAAAATTATGAAAAAACATTTGAGGCAGCTTTAAAAAATATGAAAAATTTAGGAGCTGAGGCATGTGTTTTTGGAGATATTGATATCGACCATCACAAACAATGGGGAGAAAATAGATGTAAAAATGTTGGGATTAAAGCTATTTTTCCACTTTGGCAGAATGAAAGAGAATTATTAGTTAAACAATTTATTGATTTAGGATATAAAGCTATTATTAAAAAAGTTAATTTACAAAATATGGATTCTAATTTTTTAGGAAAAACTTTGACTCATGATCTTTTAAATGATATAAAAAAAACTGGTTCTGATGTTTGTGGAGAAAATGGAGAATATCATACTTTCGTTTACGATGGTCCTATTTTTTCTAAAAAAATAAAACTTTTAGAAAATCGAGAAATTATAAATGAAAATACTCTTGTGTTGAGACTTCATTAA
- the gltS gene encoding sodium/glutamate symporter, with the protein MFTHTFNMAETLAIAVCLLLIGRWIKNKVYFFEKFFIPAPVIGGVIFSIISLIGYNMQLFVFDFDGSLKNLLMVAFFTTIGFLASLKMLKKGGVQVFTFLLVAVILVIIQNVVGVSLAKVFSLNPLIGIAAGSVPLTGGHGTSGAFGPVLEAAGATGAMSVAIASATFGLVAGCLIGGPVGKRLMAKHNLNSPREVEMFLDGNENPSETKLLLNEDLLFKGIVYIVLAMGIGGFITPLAKNLGIVLPIYIGPMIVAAIIRNIADGTKMEIPLNAINVVGNIALQLFLAMALMSMRLWELAALAVPLVAILLAQKIVMALYAYFVTFRVMGKDYDAAVMAVGHCGFGMGATPNAMANMESFTAANGPSPTAFFALPLVGSLFIDFVNASIITVFVNMFS; encoded by the coding sequence ATGTTTACACACACATTTAATATGGCAGAAACTTTAGCTATAGCAGTTTGTTTACTATTAATTGGAAGATGGATTAAAAATAAAGTTTATTTTTTTGAAAAATTCTTTATACCTGCTCCAGTTATAGGAGGAGTTATCTTTTCTATTATTTCTCTAATTGGTTATAATATGCAACTTTTTGTGTTTGATTTTGATGGCTCTTTAAAAAATCTTTTAATGGTTGCTTTTTTCACTACAATTGGTTTTTTAGCTAGTTTAAAAATGCTAAAAAAAGGTGGCGTTCAAGTTTTTACCTTTCTATTAGTTGCTGTAATTCTTGTTATTATTCAAAATGTTGTTGGAGTTTCATTAGCAAAAGTTTTTAGTTTAAATCCATTAATTGGAATTGCTGCTGGATCTGTTCCTCTTACAGGTGGTCATGGAACATCTGGTGCTTTTGGACCTGTTCTTGAAGCTGCTGGAGCTACTGGAGCTATGTCTGTCGCTATTGCATCTGCGACTTTTGGATTAGTTGCTGGTTGCTTAATAGGAGGTCCTGTTGGTAAGAGACTTATGGCTAAACATAATTTAAATTCTCCTAGAGAGGTTGAGATGTTCTTGGATGGTAATGAAAACCCTTCTGAAACAAAACTTCTTTTAAATGAAGATCTTTTATTTAAAGGTATTGTTTATATTGTTTTAGCTATGGGAATTGGAGGTTTTATAACTCCTCTAGCTAAAAATTTAGGTATAGTTCTTCCTATATATATTGGTCCTATGATTGTAGCTGCTATTATAAGAAACATAGCAGATGGAACTAAAATGGAAATTCCATTAAATGCTATTAATGTTGTTGGAAATATTGCATTACAACTATTCCTTGCTATGGCACTTATGTCTATGAGACTTTGGGAACTAGCTGCTCTTGCTGTTCCTCTTGTGGCTATTCTTTTAGCTCAAAAAATAGTTATGGCATTATATGCATATTTTGTTACTTTTAGAGTGATGGGAAAAGACTACGATGCTGCTGTTATGGCAGTTGGACATTGTGGATTTGGAATGGGGGCGACTCCTAATGCAATGGCTAATATGGAGTCATTTACAGCTGCTAATGGTCCTTCACCTACAGCATTCTTTGCTCTTCCTCTTGTAGGATCACTTTTTATAGATTTTGTCAATGCATCTATTATAACAGTATTTGTCAATATGTTTTCTTAA
- the ybaK gene encoding Cys-tRNA(Pro) deacylase, translating into MKKTNAMRELDKANIKYDIVEYDVDENYLGAISVASKTGADITKVFKTLALTNDKDELFIACIPGSDELNLKKVASIVHSKKVEMLELNKLKEKTGYIRGGCSPIGIKKRHLSLIHESCLQKDFIFISAGQRGLQIKINPYDLIDFLNMKVDNLIIE; encoded by the coding sequence ATTAAAAAAACTAATGCAATGAGAGAACTAGATAAAGCCAATATAAAATATGATATTGTTGAATATGACGTTGATGAAAATTATCTAGGTGCTATAAGTGTTGCATCTAAAACTGGAGCTGATATAACCAAAGTTTTTAAAACCCTTGCATTAACAAATGATAAAGATGAACTTTTTATTGCCTGTATTCCAGGAAGTGACGAACTTAATTTGAAAAAAGTTGCTTCTATAGTTCATTCTAAAAAAGTTGAAATGTTAGAGTTAAATAAATTAAAAGAAAAAACAGGTTATATAAGAGGAGGATGCTCTCCTATTGGAATAAAAAAAAGACATCTTTCTTTAATTCATGAAAGTTGTCTACAAAAAGATTTTATTTTTATAAGTGCTGGACAAAGAGGTTTACAAATAAAAATTAATCCTTACGATTTAATTGATTTTCTTAATATGAAAGTCGATAACCTTATTATTGAATAA